From one Papio anubis isolate 15944 chromosome 12, Panubis1.0, whole genome shotgun sequence genomic stretch:
- the LOC103877715 gene encoding LOW QUALITY PROTEIN: olfactory receptor 51A7-like (The sequence of the model RefSeq protein was modified relative to this genomic sequence to represent the inferred CDS: inserted 1 base in 1 codon), with the protein MFLLHTSEVEVSTFLLIGIPGLEHAHIGISIPICLMYLMAMLGNYTILFVIRREHSLQEPMYYFPSMLALSDLGLSFSSLPTMLRTSCSTTWGISVDACIVQEFFIHGFADMESXMSFDRFIAIRNPLRYSSILTSVRVLQIGLVFAIKSILLVLPLPFTLKRLRYCNRHLLSHSYCLHQDVMKLACSDNRANFYYGLFIVLCMMSDSVFIAISYVFILKTVLGIASRGGAINTCVSHVCALLIFYVPIITLAIMHRFAKNKSPLATILRADAFLLVPPLMNPIVYCVKTWQIRVKVLEKLALKPK; encoded by the exons ATGTTTCTGCTCCACACCTCAGAAGTTGAAGTCTCCACATTCCTGTTGATTGGGATACCAGGACTTGAGCATGCACACATTGGGATCTCTATCCCCATCTGCCTTATGTACCTCATGGCCATGCTGGGCAACTACACCATCCTATTTGTTATCAGAAGAGAGCATTCCCTGCAAGAGCCCATGTACTATTTCCCCTCCATGCTAGCCCTGTCCGACCTGGGCCTGTCTTTCTCCTCCCTACCCACTATGCTGAGAACTTCTTGTTCAACAACATGGGGGATTTCTGTTGATGCATGCATTGTCCAGGAATTCTTCATCCATGGATTCGCAGACATGGAGT TCATGTCCTTTGATCGCTTCATAGCCATTCGCAACCCCCTAAGATATAGCTCTATTCTCACCAGCGTCAGGGTTTTGCAAATTGGACTAGTGTTTGCTATTAAAAGCATTCTCCTAGTACTACCCCTTCCTTTTACTTTAAAGAGACTCAGATACTGTAATAGACACCTTTTATCCCACTCCTACTGCCTTCACCAGGATGTAATGAAGCTGGCCTGCTCTGACAATAGGGCTAACTTTTACTATGGTTTGTTCATTGTGCTCTGCATGATGTCAGACAGTGTTTTTATTGCTATTTCCTATGTGTTCATCCTGAAGACTGTGTTGGGAATTGCATCCCGTGGGGGTGCAATTAACACCTGTGTGTCTCATGTCTGTGCTCTACTCATCTTCTATGTGCCCATCATCACCTTGGCTATCATGCATCGCTTTGCTAAGAATAAATCCCCTTTAGCTACGATTCTGAGAGCAGATGCATTCTTGCTGGTACCACCCTTGATGAATCCCATTGTGTATTGTGTAAAAACTTGGCAGATTAGGGTAAAGGTCCTGGAAAAATTGGCTCTGAAGCCTAAATGA